The DNA window CGAAGCCGAAATCCTCGTAATCTTTGACGATGTTCGGCGTAATGCCGCGCTCCGTCAGCATCCGCAGCAGTTTCAGCGCGATATTGGCGACCACCTGCATATGCACCGGCCCGTGGTCGTTCATGCCGAGCCGTGTGATCGCGGTGACGTTCTGGACCTGCCAGAGCGTCCGCAATCCGGTATGCGCGTTGACGCGCTCGATGATCTGCCGCAGCTTGTCGTTGCGGCGCGCCGGCAGGCGTATGGCGTCCAGCCGGGTCTTGGCCGTCACGACGTCCGGCGTCAGAATCGGCAGGCTGGCTTCTTCGATCGGTTCGCTCATGGATTACCTCTCCCGTCTTGCACAGTGGTGCGCTTGATAGTTGTCAAACTTGATTATAGCCAATCGATGCAAACGGCATGTGAGCGATTTGTAACGGCTTTGTAAACAGTGCAAGTCGCCGTCGTGCCGGAGGTCGCCAGGCGGCCCCGCAATTCGAGTGTTTCGGGTTATAATAGGCGTATGATCTCACGCCTGCGCGCCCGCGTCGTCGCCAAGGGGAGCGACCATATCATCGCCGACCTGAACGGGCTGGGCCTCAAAGTCCGCATGCCCGGTCCCCTGCTGGACACGATTAACACGCTCGGCCACGAAGTCAACCTGTTCACGCACTTCCGGCTGGCCGAAAACGGCCGGGAGATCGAGGCGATGCTGTTCGGCTTCGGCGCGCCGGAGGATCTATCCCTGTTCGAGTCGCTGCTCTCCGTGTCCGGCATCGGGCCGAAAGTGGCGCTGGGCGTCCTGTCGGCCGCACCGGCCGACGCGATACGGGCCGCCATCATGCAGGGCAACGCGCAGGCGCTGACTCAGTTCCCCGGCATCGGCAAGAAGACCGCCGAGCGCATCGTAATGGAGTTGAAGGGCAAGATCAAGGTGGCCGAGTCCGACGAGATTCTAGCCGTGTCGGCGGCCGACGCTGAGACACTGGCGGCGTTGACCGCGCTCGGCTACAGCGTCATGGAGGCGCAGCGCGCCCTCGCGGCCGCCGGGGATGGAGCCACTACAGTCGAAGAAAAGGTGTTTGCCGCGCTGCGCTATCTGGGCGGCTCATCATAACGCCAAAAGCCGCCGCCGGGGGCGACGACTCACAGCCTGTCTGATGAAACCGTTCGTGAAGGAAGCGGCGCGCGACGATGCCGGGCCCGTGCGCGGCGACCGCTCGCGGAACGGCAGTTAGCGGCCCATAGCGGAAATGACGGTGCCGAGCACCATGCTCAGCGCGACGATAACGCCAAGCACATACATGGTAATCTCACCGCGCGACATCTTCTTGGTCGGCACGGATCTCTGCGAGCGAATCTTGCGGGGCATGCGAAAGACCTCACTGAAAGTTACTGGTCGACTGGTTGCTCTATTAATTATAGCACAGCATACGCCGCCGGCCATGTTGGACGGGGCGCGATTTTCGCGGTTTCCTTGACGCCTCTGCCGCGGGTTGGCTATAATCATCTGTAAAGATTAGCGAGGCTACCGATGGATACCCTAAACTGCTTCTACTTTGCGCTCGTCGGGGCCGGCGTCCTGTACGCCGTGATCGCCATGGTCACCGGCGGCATTCATGACGTGGCCGGCGGGTTGCACCTGCCGGTGGACATCGGCGGCGCGCATACCACCATCGACCTCGGGCACGGCGGCGACACGTCGGTGCCGTCGCTCTCGCCGGTCACGATCGCCACCTTTGTCACGGCCTTCGGGGCGTTCGGCATCATCAGCCAGCAAGGCTTCGGCGCGAGCAGCGTCGTGAGCCTTATCTCGGCAGCGGCGGGCGGTCTGGTCGCGGCCGTCATCGCGCACTTCGCCTTCGGCTATTTTCTGATCGCGCCGCAGGGCTCGACCGAAGTCACCCAGAAGGACATCGTCGGCGCGACCGCCGAGGTGATCACGCCGATCCCGGCCAATGGTATGGGCGAGGTGGCGTTCGTGGCGCAAGGTGCGCGAGTCGCATACCCCGCGCGCAGCGTCGACAACCAGCCGATTGAGCGGCGCACGATCGTCAGCATCGTCGAAATCGTGGGCACTATCGTCTCGGTGCGGCCCCGCTAGGCATCCAAGTTCCAACCCCCAAAGGAGATTCTATGGACATCGTAACCCTGTCCCTCGCCTGTGCTGTAGGCGGCCTGCTGCTCGTGGCGGTGCTCCTCGCCTTCGTGTATTCGAGCCGCTACAAGAAAGTCGGCCCCAACCAGGTGCTGGTGATTTCAGGGCGCCGCCACACCGTAGTGGATCCGGTAACGAACACGCACGTCCAGCGGTCGTTCCGCGTGGTCAAAGGCGGCGGCGCGTTCATCTGGCCGGTCGTCGAGCGCGTGGACGAACTGTCGCTCGAACTGATGACACTCGACGTGGTGACGCCCAAAGTGTACACGATGCAGGGCGTGGCTGTCACGGTCGACGGCGTCGCGCAGGTCAAGATCCGTGGCGACGATGTTTCGATCGCCACCGCCGCCGAGCAGTTGCTGTCTAAGAACACCGACCAGATCAAGAACGTCGCCCTGCAGACGCTGGAAGGCCACCTGCGCGCCATCCTCGGCACGATGACCGTCGAGTCGATCTACAAAGACCGCGACGCGTTCGCGACCAAGGTGGCCGAGGTCGCCACGGCCGACATGGCGAACATGGGCATGACGATCATCTCGTTCACCATCCGCGACATCCGCGACGACCAGGGCTACCTGGACGCGCTCGGCATGGCGCGTATCGCCGAAGTCAAGCGCGATGCGACGATCGGCCAGGCGCAGGCCGAGCGCGACGCTCGCATCAACGCAGCGGCGGCGCAGCAGGCGGCGCGGGAGGCCGAACTGGCCGCGCAGACGCACATCGCCGAGGCGGACAAGAACTACCAGGTGCAGAAGGCCAACTACGACGCCGACGTCAATCGCCAAAAAGCGCAGGCCGAGTTGGCGTACGTCCTGCAGCAGAACATCACGAACCAGCAGGTCAAGGCCGAGGAAGTGCAGGTGCAGGTCATCGAGAAGCAGAAGCAGATTCAGGTGCAGGAGCAGGAGGTTGCCCGCCGCGAGAGGGAACTGGAAGCGACGGTACGCAAGCCGGCCGAAGCCGAGCAGTACCGCATCCAGACGCTGGCCTCGGCGAAGAAGTACCAGTTGACCACTGAAGCCGAAGGCCAGGCCTCCGCCATGAGCTCGGTCGGCGAAGGCGAGGCGTCGGCCAACAAAGCAAAGGGTCTGGCCAACGCCGATATCATCAAGGCGACCGGCCTCGGCGAGGCCGAGGCGGTCAAGGCCAAAGGCCTGGCGCAAGCGGAAGTCATCCAGGCGCAGGGCTTCGCCGAAGCCGAGGCGATGCAGAAGAAGGCGGCGGCGTGGCAGAACTACAACGAAGCCGCCATCATCCAGAACCTGGTGGACAAGATGCCGGCCATCGCCGAAGCGATCTCGAAGCCGCTGGCGCAGACTGATCGCATCGTCGTCATCAGCAATGGCGGCGGCGACGGCGCCGGTGCTGGCGCATCCAAGATCACGCAAGACATAACGAACATCGTCGCGCAGGTGCCGGCCACGGTCGAAGCGCTGACCGGCGTGGACATCGTCGGCGGCATCCGCAACCTGCCGACTTTTCGCAAACTGAGCGGCCGGTCCGACGACAAGGACGCGAAGCCGGGCTAACCGCGCGTTAATCCGCAGTATACCTACGAGACCCTTCGGGCCGCACCCGGAGGGTCTTTGGGTTGTTCTCTATGACTCCACCTGAAGTGGACTTGCACCATACAGTCACCGCGCCTTCTGCGGGCAGACGTTCATGCCTGAGCTCGTTGCGATGAAAGCGCTTCTGCGGCACGACCTCCCGGAGAACTGATTCCCGCTCCCTGTTCCCTGTGCCCTGTGCCCCGCTCCCTGCTCCCCGTTCCCGCTTTTGCCCGCGCGCCCAATTCTCCGTTACAATGACGCGGACGTGCGCCGCCCGTCCGGATCGCCAGTGTGGGTGTGCGCTCGAAAGGATCTGCCTTGCTCAAACACTACCTGCCATTGGCCATCGTTCCCGTGGCGTTGATGCTGTGGGGCATCTTCGGCGCAACGCAACTGGCGACCGCCAGCTTCGGTTCGCTGGTGCGCTACCGCACGCCGTACACCGTGCACCCCGCGCCCGGCGCCGAGGGCGCGGCGGTCAGCGAGCACGTCGTGCTCATCCTCGCCGACGGCATGCGGCTCGACGTGTCGCAGACGCTGCCGAACCTGAATGCGCTGCGCAAGCAGGGCGCCGACCGGTCGCTGCGCATCGGCCTGCCGTCACTCTCCCTGCCCGGCTGGACCGTCATCAGCACCGGCGCATGGCAGGAGCAGCACGGTCAGACGACCAACTTCGGCTCGTGCGACGGTGCGCGCGACGGCAAGCCGGCGACCGTGCTCTGCCCGGCGCAGATGGACAGCATCTTCGCGGCCGCGAAGCGCAAAGGCTATACTACGGCGCTCGGCGGCACGCCAACCTGGCAGACGCTGCTGCCCGGCGTGTGGGACACGGCGCTCGTCGCGCCCGACCCGCCCAACGCGCACATGGACACCGCCGCAGTGACGGCGCAGAACGACCAGATCGAAGCGAACAGCCTGCGTATCCTGAAGGAGCAGAACCCCAACCTGACGCTGATTTACTTCAGCGATCCGGACAACGCCTCGCACGGCTACGGCGTTTTCGGCCCGCAGGGCCAGGCGGCGGCGCAAAGCATCGATGCACGCGTCGGTCGCATCATCGCCACGCTCGACCTGAACACGACAACGGTCCTCTTCACCTCGGATCACGGCCACATCGCGCGCGGCGGACACGCGGGCGACGACCCGGAGGTGATGATCGTCCCGCTCATCGCCGCGGGCCGCGGCATCGTGCCGGGCGCGTACCCGGCCGGGCGGCAGGCGGATGTCGCTCCGACCATCGCCGCGCTGCTCGGAAGCTCGTTCCCGGCGGACAACCAGGGCACCGCGCTGTTTGACATGCTATCGATGGGACCCAACGCGCTGGCGGCCCGCACGGTGGACTGGGCCAGCGAGATCGCGGCGCGCTATGACAGCATCGTGAAGGTCATCGGCGTCACGCCGCCCGGCCATCCGGCGCTGGACGAGGCGCGGCTGCGACTGGCTATGCGCGACACTACCGGCGCAATCGCGTCCGCGCAGGCGGAGGTTGATACGGCGCGAAGTCTCGCGGGCGCCGTCCGCGAAGGCCGCCTGCTGCAGGAACGGCTGGCGCGCACGCCCCTGCTGCTCCTGCTCGTCGCACCGCTGGCAATTTACGTATGGTTCATGCGGCGCATGCAGTGGGAGTTCAAGCGGCCCGTGATCGCCGCCATTGTCTACGTCGCCGTGTACTATGCGATCTTCTTCGGGCGCGGATACTGGATCTCGCTAAGCATGCTGAACGACGACACACGCATCGGTGCGTGGTTCGCCGAGCGCACGGTGGACGCCATCATCGCGCTTGTCGCCGCCAGCGCCGTGCTCGGCGTCCTCTCGCGTGATGAATACCGCGTCTGGACCGTGCTGAACACGTTCAACGCCGCGTTCATCGTCGCCGCCGCGCTCTGGCTTCAAATCTGCGGCTTCTACTGGCTGTGGGACTTCACCTGGCCATGGTATCTCCCCGACATCACGCAGGGGTTCAAGTACTATCTCGACGTGCTGCAAACCGGCGCGTTCACGGTGGTGCTGGGTGGCATTCCAATTCCGGTCATACTCATCCTGCCACTCGTTGCGCTGGGCGCGCAGTGGCTGACCGCGCGAATCTTACCGCCCGCCGAGCACAAGGCGCATGCCACAATATGAGCAGCCGTTCGCGGGCAACCGGCAGGCCGCTTCTGCCCCAAAACGGCAATTGGCGCTGGTTAGTCGCACTGCTATAATGACTAACCACCCGATATTTTCGAGCGTATAGTCTGTAAACTTTCGAGAACGGTGAGCGAGAGAGAACACACTGCATGGATATTGAGCATCTGATTATCACGACGGGGTACGTCGGCCTGTTCGCGATCATCTTCGCGGAATCGGGCCTGTTTTTCGGCTTTTTCCTGCCCGGCGACAGCTTGCTGCTGACGACCGGGTTGCTGGCGCTGAAGGGCTACTTCGATCTGTGGCTGCTGCTGCCGATCCTCTTCATCGCCGCCGTGCTCGGCGACAACGTCGGCTACTGGTTCGGCGCCAAGATGGGGCCGCGCCTGTTCAATCGCGAGGACAAGCCGACCTTTGAAGGCCAGGGCCGCATCAAATGGCTGGCCAACAAGCTGTTTCGCCGCAAGAACCTGCTGGCCGCCAAGGCGTTCTACGAGAAGCACGGCGGCAAGACGATCACGCTGGCGCGCTTCCTGCCGTTCATCCGCACCTTCGCGCCGATCGTGGCCGGCGCCGCAGAGATGCAGTACAGCCGGTTCGTCTTCTTCAACCTCTTTGGCGGCCTGTTCTGGGCCGTCGGCGTTACGATGGCCGGGTACCTTCTGGGCACACTGATTCCGCCCGAAAAATTGGACCAGTACTTCCTGATCATCGTCTTGGCCGCGTTCATTATCCCCGGCCTGCCCACGCTGCTCCACCTGTGGAAGGAAGAGAAGGACGCGATCATCGCGTTTGTGAGGCGGCTGGTGTTGAACAAAGAGACGCCAGAGGGCGC is part of the Chloroflexota bacterium genome and encodes:
- the ruvA gene encoding Holliday junction branch migration protein RuvA, whose protein sequence is MISRLRARVVAKGSDHIIADLNGLGLKVRMPGPLLDTINTLGHEVNLFTHFRLAENGREIEAMLFGFGAPEDLSLFESLLSVSGIGPKVALGVLSAAPADAIRAAIMQGNAQALTQFPGIGKKTAERIVMELKGKIKVAESDEILAVSAADAETLAALTALGYSVMEAQRALAAAGDGATTVEEKVFAALRYLGGSS
- a CDS encoding NfeD family protein, which gives rise to MDTLNCFYFALVGAGVLYAVIAMVTGGIHDVAGGLHLPVDIGGAHTTIDLGHGGDTSVPSLSPVTIATFVTAFGAFGIISQQGFGASSVVSLISAAAGGLVAAVIAHFAFGYFLIAPQGSTEVTQKDIVGATAEVITPIPANGMGEVAFVAQGARVAYPARSVDNQPIERRTIVSIVEIVGTIVSVRPR
- a CDS encoding flotillin family protein codes for the protein MDIVTLSLACAVGGLLLVAVLLAFVYSSRYKKVGPNQVLVISGRRHTVVDPVTNTHVQRSFRVVKGGGAFIWPVVERVDELSLELMTLDVVTPKVYTMQGVAVTVDGVAQVKIRGDDVSIATAAEQLLSKNTDQIKNVALQTLEGHLRAILGTMTVESIYKDRDAFATKVAEVATADMANMGMTIISFTIRDIRDDQGYLDALGMARIAEVKRDATIGQAQAERDARINAAAAQQAAREAELAAQTHIAEADKNYQVQKANYDADVNRQKAQAELAYVLQQNITNQQVKAEEVQVQVIEKQKQIQVQEQEVARRERELEATVRKPAEAEQYRIQTLASAKKYQLTTEAEGQASAMSSVGEGEASANKAKGLANADIIKATGLGEAEAVKAKGLAQAEVIQAQGFAEAEAMQKKAAAWQNYNEAAIIQNLVDKMPAIAEAISKPLAQTDRIVVISNGGGDGAGAGASKITQDITNIVAQVPATVEALTGVDIVGGIRNLPTFRKLSGRSDDKDAKPG
- a CDS encoding alkaline phosphatase family protein, yielding MLKHYLPLAIVPVALMLWGIFGATQLATASFGSLVRYRTPYTVHPAPGAEGAAVSEHVVLILADGMRLDVSQTLPNLNALRKQGADRSLRIGLPSLSLPGWTVISTGAWQEQHGQTTNFGSCDGARDGKPATVLCPAQMDSIFAAAKRKGYTTALGGTPTWQTLLPGVWDTALVAPDPPNAHMDTAAVTAQNDQIEANSLRILKEQNPNLTLIYFSDPDNASHGYGVFGPQGQAAAQSIDARVGRIIATLDLNTTTVLFTSDHGHIARGGHAGDDPEVMIVPLIAAGRGIVPGAYPAGRQADVAPTIAALLGSSFPADNQGTALFDMLSMGPNALAARTVDWASEIAARYDSIVKVIGVTPPGHPALDEARLRLAMRDTTGAIASAQAEVDTARSLAGAVREGRLLQERLARTPLLLLLVAPLAIYVWFMRRMQWEFKRPVIAAIVYVAVYYAIFFGRGYWISLSMLNDDTRIGAWFAERTVDAIIALVAASAVLGVLSRDEYRVWTVLNTFNAAFIVAAALWLQICGFYWLWDFTWPWYLPDITQGFKYYLDVLQTGAFTVVLGGIPIPVILILPLVALGAQWLTARILPPAEHKAHATI
- a CDS encoding VTT domain-containing protein, giving the protein MDIEHLIITTGYVGLFAIIFAESGLFFGFFLPGDSLLLTTGLLALKGYFDLWLLLPILFIAAVLGDNVGYWFGAKMGPRLFNREDKPTFEGQGRIKWLANKLFRRKNLLAAKAFYEKHGGKTITLARFLPFIRTFAPIVAGAAEMQYSRFVFFNLFGGLFWAVGVTMAGYLLGTLIPPEKLDQYFLIIVLAAFIIPGLPTLLHLWKEEKDAIIAFVRRLVLNKETPEGATTAPSFGDAEK